The DNA window GCACTTCGAGGATCTTCGAGGAGGCGAAACCGCCCATCAGTGCTTCACGCACCTTGGCTGGATCGGCACCGTTTTTCGAGGCGAACAGCAGGGCCTCAGCGACGGCCTGAATGTTCAGCGCGACGATGATCTGGTTGGCGACTTTGGCGGTCTGACCGTCGCCATTGCCACCGACCAGGGTGATGTTCTTGCCCATGGCCTGGAACAGCGGCAGTGCGCGTTCGAAGGCATCGGCGTCGCCACCGATCATGATGCTCAGGGTGGCGGCTTTGGCGCCTACTTCACCGCCGGACACTGGCGCGTCGAGGTACTGAGCGCCTTTCTCGTTGATCTTCGCGGCGAACGCCTTGGTGGCGGTTGGCGAGATCGAGCTCATGTCGATCACGACTTTGCCTTTGCCGATGCCGGCCGCAACGCCGTCGGCGCGGAACAGTACGTCATCGACCTGTGGGGTATCCGGCACCATGACGATGATGAATTCGGCTTCCTGCGCGACTTCGCGCGGGTTGGCCAGGGCGACGGCGCCAGCGGCAACCAGATCGGCCGGGGCGGCGTCGTGGTGTGCCGACAGGAACAGGCTGTGACCGGCTTTCTGCAGGTTCGCCGCCATTGGGTGGCCCATGATGCCGGTGCCGATAAATCCGATTTTAGCCATGAGAAAATCCTCTTGTTTTTGTCTTTCCCCCGGTTCGCAACCGATGGGCTTTTTGTGGCGAGGGGATTTATCCCCGATGGGCAGCGAAGCTGCCCCAGTTTTTAGCGCGAATCAGTTGCAATCCCGGGTGCAGGTTTTACGACTGCTGCGCAGCCGGTCGGGGATAAATCCCCTCACCACAGGGGATCTGGTTTCAAGTCCAGATCCATGTTGAAAACTCGAACTCAGATTGCGTTGTGGGTCTTCAGCCAGCCGAGGCCTGCTTCTGTGGTGGTCAGCGGCTTGTATTCGCAACCGACCCAGCCCTGATAACCGATGCGGTCGAGGTGTTCGAACAGGAAGCGGTAGTTGATTTCACCGGTGCCTGGTTCGTTGCGCCCCGGGTTGTCCGCGAGCTGCACATGGTTGATCTCGCCCAGATGCGATTGCAGGGTGCGGGCCAGATCGCCTTCCATGATTTGCATGTGATAGATGTCGTATTGCAGGAACAGGTTGGCGCTGCCGACCTGCTCGCGAATCGACAGGGCTTGCGCCGTGTTGTTCAGGTAGAAGCCCGGGATGTCGCGGGTGTTGATCGCTTCCATCACCAGTTTGATGCCCGCTGCCTGCAGTTTGTCGGCGGCGTATTTCAGGTTGGCGACGAAGGTTTTTTCAACGGTGGCATCGTCGACGCCTTGCGGCCGGATGCCGGCCAGGCAGTTGATCTGGGTGTTGCCCAGCACTTGCGCGTAGGCAATCGCCAGGTCGACCCCGGCGCGAAACTCTTCAACGCGATCCGGCAGGCAGGCGATACCGCGCTCGCCCTTGGCCCAGTCACCGGCCGGCAGGTTGAACAGCACTTGGGTCAGACCGTTGGCGTCGAGCTTGGCCTTGATTTCGGCAGAGCTGAAATCGTACGGGAACAGGTATTCAACGCCACTGAAACCGGCCTTGGCGGCGGCGTCGAAACGGGCAAGGAAATCCTGTTCGGTGAACAGCATGGACAGGTTGGCTGCGAAACGCGGCATGGTGGTCTCCCGTAAATCTTGTGAGGTTCCCCTTGTGGGAGCGAGCCTGTGTGGCGAGGGGATTTATCCCCGTTCGGCTGCGAAGCAGTCGTGAACCAATTCGCGCGGTGTTCCTGATATTCCGCGGTTTTCGGTTTTGAGGCCGCTTCGCGACCTAACGGGGATAAATCCCCTCGCCACATCAGCTCACTCCTACAGAGGGAGCGGTCAGCAGTTAATCGAGCAGCGAAATCGCCGTTGGCGCATCGTTGCCGACCAGCGCCAGGTCTTCGAACTCGTTGACGGCGTTGATCTCGGTACCCATGGAGATGTTGGTCACACGCTCCAGAATGATCTCGACGATCACCGGCACTTTGAACTCTTCGATCATCTGTTCGGCCTTGCGCAGGGCAGGGGCGATTTCCGACGGTTCGAATACACGCAGCGCCTTGCAACCGAGGCCTTCAGCCACTGCGACGTGGTCAACCCCGTAACCGTTGAGTTCCGGCGCGTTCAGGTTATCGAAGGACAGCTGCACGCAGTAGTCCATTTCGAACCCGCGCTGTGCCTGACGGATCAGACCCAGGTACGAGTTGTTCACCACGACGTGGATGTAAGGCAGTTTGAACTGAGCGCCGACCGCCAGTTCTTCGATCATGAACTGGAAGTCATAGTCCCCCGACAGGGCCACGACTTTACGGTTCGGATCAGCCTTGACCACGCCCAGCGCAGCCGGAATGGTCCAGCCCAACGGGCCTGCCTGGCCGCAGTTGATCCAGTGACGCGGCTTGTAGACGTGCAGGAACTGCGCGCCGGCAATCTGCGACAGACCAATGGTGCTGACGTAGCAGGTGTCCTTGCCGAACACCTGGTTCATTTCTTCGTAAACGCGCTGTGGTTTGACCGGCACGTTGTCGAAGTGGGTCTTGCGATGCAGGCTGGCTTTGCGCTGCTGGCAGTCTTGCAGCCAGGCACTGCGGTTTTTCAGCTTGCCGGCGGCTTGCCATTCACGAGCCACTTCGATGAACACGGTCAGCGCAGCGGCGGCGTCGGAAACGATGCCCAGATCCGGGGTGAACACACGACCGATCTGCGTGCCTTCGATGTCGACGTGAATGAACTTGCGGCCTTCGGTGTAAACGTCAACCGAACCGGTGTGGCGGTTAGCCCAACGGTTACCGATACCCAACACCACGTCGGATTTCAGCATGGTGGCGTTGCCGTAACGGTGCGAAGTCTGCAGACCGACCATGCCGACCATCAACGGGTGATCGTCAGGGATGGTGCCCCAGCCCATCAGGGTCGGGATGACTGGGATACCGGTCAGTTCGGCGAACTCGACCAGCAGGTCGCTGGCGTCGGCATTGATGATGCCGCCGCCGGCTACGAGCAATGGACGCTCGGCCTGATCAAGCAGAGCCAAAGCCTTTTCGACTTGCACGCGGGTAGCGGTTGGCTTGGCCAGCGGCAGCGGCTGGTAAGCGTCGATGTCGAATTCGATTTCGGCCATCTGCACGTCGAACGGCAGGTCGATCAGCACTGGGCCTGGACGGCCGGAACGCATTTCAAAGAACGCTTTCTGGAACGCGTAAGGCACCTGGCCCGGCTCCAGAACGGTGGTTGCCCACTTGGTGACTGGTTTGACGATGCTGGTGATGTCGACCGCCTGGAAGTCTTCCTTGTGCATACGGGCGCGGGGTGCCTGGCCGGTAATGCAGAGGATTGGAATCGAGTCGGCCGAGGCGCTGTAGAGCCCGGTGACCATGTCGGTGCCGGCAGGGCCGGAAGTGCCGATGCACACGCCGATGTTGCCGGCCTTGGTCCGGGTGTAGCCCTCGGCCATGTGCGAGGCGCCTTCAACGTGGCGAGCGAGGACGTGATCGATGCCACCGACTTTCTGCAAGGCGGAGTACAGCGGGTTGATGGCAGCGCCCGGAATGCCAAAAGCGGTATCAACCCCTTCACGGCGCATCACCAGAACGGCGGCTTCGATTGCTCTCATTTTGCTCATGGTTTTGTGCCTCTTTACGTTTTGTAATTGTATACAAGTGGCTTTGCGCAGAGTGTATTCACGGCGGACGGCGCAGGTCAATCCATTTTCTCAAGCGCCTGTTTCATTCGTCGGAAGCCGGTTCTGCTGTGGCTTTTCGTCGCATGTGGCGCTTTTCGAGAATTATTGTATACAAAAAAATAACTCATTGTGTTCTATTTGTTTGCATCGGACTGCGGCACAAAACCGCAGTCCCCCGACTTTCCCTATAACAAAATGAGGACGGCACCATGAGCGCTTTAACCTTGAAAGTCGCAGTCAACCTGGTCAACGAAGCCATCAGCGCAGGGCGGGGCATCAACGCCGCCCCGCTGACCATCGCGGTACTCGATACCGGTGGCCACCTGATCACTCTGCAACGCGAAGACGGCGCCAGCCTGCTGCGCCCGCAGATCGCCATCGGCAAAGCCTGGGGCGCCATCGCGCTGGGCAAGGGTTCACGCCTGCTGGCGCTCGACGCCCAGCAACGTCCGGCGTTTATTGCTGCGCTGAACAGCATGGGCCAAGGCAGTGTCGTGCCGGCACCGGGTGGTGTGCTGATCCGCGATCAGGCGGGGAACGTGCTGGGTGCGATCGGCATCAGCGGCGATCTGTCGGACATTGATGAGCAGGTGGCGATCAAAGCGGTGGAGGCGCTGGATCTGCGCGCGGATGCGGGCGTGGCTTCCTGATCTGAACGCAATCACCTCCGGCTGGCAGTGAGGTGATGACGAAGCGGGGTGGCGTCGATAGATTGCCGCCCCGTTTTTGTATCAAGGAAGATCAGCGTGAAAACGCTCATCGGTATTTCTCTGGCCACGGCCATGACCCTCTGCACCCCCTTTCTGCACGCCGCCGAACCGCTGGACGCCGACGAAATCGCGTTCCAGGCGCTTAGTCCGGTGGTTTCCGCGTTGCTCAACGCCGATTTCCGCCAACTGTTCAGTGAAGGCAACGAAGTGAAGTCCCGTACCCATGAAGGTGGGCATTTCTACCCGGATGACTGGAAAACTTCGTTTCCGCAGGCGTTGCGCTGGGTGATGGGGGAAGAGGGTTGAGGTTTTATTTGTGAGATCTTGCGGCGCTTGAAGAAAAGTCATCGCGAGCAGGCTCACTCCTACAAGGATCGTGTTCTG is part of the Pseudomonas sp. TH06 genome and encodes:
- a CDS encoding 2-hydroxy-3-oxopropionate reductase translates to MAKIGFIGTGIMGHPMAANLQKAGHSLFLSAHHDAAPADLVAAGAVALANPREVAQEAEFIIVMVPDTPQVDDVLFRADGVAAGIGKGKVVIDMSSISPTATKAFAAKINEKGAQYLDAPVSGGEVGAKAATLSIMIGGDADAFERALPLFQAMGKNITLVGGNGDGQTAKVANQIIVALNIQAVAEALLFASKNGADPAKVREALMGGFASSKILEVHGERMIKGTFDPGFRISLHQKDLNLALQGAKELNINLPNTANAQQVFSTCAAIGGSNWDHSALIKGLEHMANFSIRDKK
- the hyi gene encoding hydroxypyruvate isomerase; this translates as MPRFAANLSMLFTEQDFLARFDAAAKAGFSGVEYLFPYDFSSAEIKAKLDANGLTQVLFNLPAGDWAKGERGIACLPDRVEEFRAGVDLAIAYAQVLGNTQINCLAGIRPQGVDDATVEKTFVANLKYAADKLQAAGIKLVMEAINTRDIPGFYLNNTAQALSIREQVGSANLFLQYDIYHMQIMEGDLARTLQSHLGEINHVQLADNPGRNEPGTGEINYRFLFEHLDRIGYQGWVGCEYKPLTTTEAGLGWLKTHNAI
- the gcl gene encoding glyoxylate carboligase; its protein translation is MSKMRAIEAAVLVMRREGVDTAFGIPGAAINPLYSALQKVGGIDHVLARHVEGASHMAEGYTRTKAGNIGVCIGTSGPAGTDMVTGLYSASADSIPILCITGQAPRARMHKEDFQAVDITSIVKPVTKWATTVLEPGQVPYAFQKAFFEMRSGRPGPVLIDLPFDVQMAEIEFDIDAYQPLPLAKPTATRVQVEKALALLDQAERPLLVAGGGIINADASDLLVEFAELTGIPVIPTLMGWGTIPDDHPLMVGMVGLQTSHRYGNATMLKSDVVLGIGNRWANRHTGSVDVYTEGRKFIHVDIEGTQIGRVFTPDLGIVSDAAAALTVFIEVAREWQAAGKLKNRSAWLQDCQQRKASLHRKTHFDNVPVKPQRVYEEMNQVFGKDTCYVSTIGLSQIAGAQFLHVYKPRHWINCGQAGPLGWTIPAALGVVKADPNRKVVALSGDYDFQFMIEELAVGAQFKLPYIHVVVNNSYLGLIRQAQRGFEMDYCVQLSFDNLNAPELNGYGVDHVAVAEGLGCKALRVFEPSEIAPALRKAEQMIEEFKVPVIVEIILERVTNISMGTEINAVNEFEDLALVGNDAPTAISLLD
- a CDS encoding heme-binding protein, which gives rise to MSALTLKVAVNLVNEAISAGRGINAAPLTIAVLDTGGHLITLQREDGASLLRPQIAIGKAWGAIALGKGSRLLALDAQQRPAFIAALNSMGQGSVVPAPGGVLIRDQAGNVLGAIGISGDLSDIDEQVAIKAVEALDLRADAGVAS